Proteins from a genomic interval of Fusarium oxysporum Fo47 chromosome I, complete sequence:
- a CDS encoding uncharacterized protein (putative glycosyl hydrolase of unknown function-domain containing protein): MSHPQTGFPQTTFKGESTLSRRRKTVSRTTVRTQLDQLRSTGRYDCFRLNWHPIYDDKSMWPVPYHLFWDSDIARWIEGACYFLADPDEYDEDIDQAVRELVGMIRSAQQQDGYLNVHYTVVEPGKRWTNIRDMHELYNAGHLIEAAIAHKEYYKNDLLLEPIEKYVSLITKHFGLGEGQLKGYPGHPEIELSLFRLYAATGNTGAFDLAQYFLTERGNTDGHEGKHFYDWEREKRGESPWLRSNSYPQSRAYWYCQAHVPITAQNTIEGHAVRAGYLLTAVADMLHLSAESGKALPDAEAWSQALHRLWDSMVDRKMYLTGGIGAMAQWEGFGIDYFLPQGTDEGGCYAETCASIAFVMLAERMLHLDLDSRYADIIELCLYNTIMTAMSLDGKSFTYINQLASSETDKNMREGWFWCACCPPNLTRLFGSLGGYLWDYGTEGNGVFVNVHLYTGAELQFKVGYSIVTLQQKTNWPWEGKVDFELSSPSFLQTTIRLRLPAWSKGRFTLYPPANLTTSKVEKGYISLRPSYLSENPRFSLDIHGFEPRFISPHPYSNQRNLSLARGPIVYCVEDVDNPSESNHFKDVFIRTDSSVTEEKVVHEASGEEYVAMQAQGWKQSPSALGSLSLETAESVNLVFVPYYFRANRGGDGQMRVGLSNGGTEPGVLFPERL, from the exons ATGTCGCATCCACAAACTGGTTTCCCACAGACAACCTTCAAAGGAGAATCTACTCTATCAAGGCGACGAAAGACTGTTTCGCGCACTACAGTTCGTACCCAACTCGATCAGCTGCGATCAACCGGGCGGTATGACTGCTTCAGGCTCAATTGGCACCCTATCTACGACGACAAGTCCATGTGGCCCGTTCCATACCACTTATTCTGGGACAGTGATATCGCTAGATGGATTGAGGGGGCTTGTTACTTTCTAGCTGATCCAGATGAGTATGACGAGGATATCGATCAGGCTGTCCGCGAGCTTGTAGGCATGATCAGGTCAGCTCAGCAGCAAGACGGTTACCTGAACGTTCATTATACTGTGGTTGAACCGGGAAAGAGATGGACCAACATCCGGGATATGCATGAACT ATACAATGCTGGCCATCTCATAGAGGCCGCAATTGCTCATAAGGAATACTATAAGAATGACCTACTTCTCGAGCCTATTGAGAAGTATGTTTCTCTCATCACGAAACATTTTGGCCTCGGAGAAGGCCAGTTGAAAGGTTATCCTGGCCACCCTGAAATCGAGCTATCGCTTTTTCGACTGTACGCTGCTACAGGTAATACCGGAGCTTTCGACCTGGCACAGTATTTTCTGACTGAACGAGGAAATACTGATGGACATGAAGGGAAACACTTCTACGACtgggaaagagaaaagagaggcGAAAGCCCGTGGCTGCGGTCGAACTCCTATCCTCAATCGAGGGCTTATTGGTATTGCCAAGCTCATGTTCCAATCACAGCACAAAACACAATTGAAGGACATGCTGTCAGAGCTGGATACCTTCTAACTGCTGTTGCTGACATGCTGCATCTCTCTGCAGAGAGTGGAAAGGCTTTACCTGATGCCGAAGCATGGTCACAGGCACTGCATAGACTGTGGGACAGCATGGTTGATAGGAAGATGTACTTGACTGGAGGCATCGGTGCTATGGCACAGTGGGAGGGCTTTGGAATTGATTACTTCCTTCCCCAGGGCACGGATGAAGGAGGCTGCTATGCTGAGACATGCGCTTCGATTGCTTTCGTCATGCTCGCGGAACGAATGTTACACCTTGATCTCGATTCTCGATACGCCGATATTATCGAGCTATGTCTCTACAACACCATCATGACAGCCATGAGTTTGGATGGCAAATCCTTCACTTACATCAACCAACTTGCCAGCTCTGAAACTGACAAAAACATGCGTGAGGGGTGGTTCTGGTGCGCTTGTTGCCCTCCAAACTTGACGAGGCTATTCGGCAGTTTGGGCGGCTATCTTTGGGATTATGGTACTGAGGGCAATGGCGTCTTTGTGAATGTCCATTTATACACTGGTGCCGAGTTGCAATTCAAAGTAGGCTACTCGATTGTCACGCTCCAGCAAAAGACCAACTGGCCGTGGGAGGGCAAGGTTGACTTTGAGTTGTCGTCTCCATCTTTCTTGCAAACCACCATCCGGCTTCGTTTGCCCGCTTGGTCCAAAGGAAGATTTACATTATACCCACCAGCAAATTTGACCACCTCAAAGGTTGAAAAGGGTTATATATCTCTACGGCCTTCCTATCTCTCTGAAAATCCTCGGTTCTCGCTAGATATTCATGGTTTCGAACCAAGATTTATATCACCCCACCCCTACTCAAATCAACGCAACTTATCCCTCGCACGAGGGCCAATCGTCTATTGCGTCGAAGATGTCGATAACCCCTCGGAGTCTAATCATTTCAAGGATGTATTCATTCGAACGGACTCGTCGGTTACTGAAGAGAAAGTGGTCCATGAAGCGTCCGGCGAAGAGTATGTCGCGATGCAAGCTCAAGGGTGGAAGCAGTCACCTTCAGCACTTGGATCACTATCGCTAGAGACTGCTGAGTCTGTGAATTTGGTTTTTGTTCCATACTATTTCAGAGCCAACAGGGGAGGGGATGGTCAGATGAGGGTTGGTTTATCAAACGGTGGCACCGAGCCAGGGGTTCTTTTCCCTGAGAGACTCTGA
- a CDS encoding TLC domain-containing protein, with protein MKDPFPLQPSPWLSEKTQPWADYFDLPTLPLHIHEVLAAALLYSVIFWPISPWISNLLAPEHYSKLPRKRRLNWDAHVVSMVQSCLINTLAIWVMFVDTEMSDMEWEERIWGYTGGAGFIQALAAGYFLWDLVVTSINLDVFGLGTLAHAIAALLVYSLGFRPFLNHYACVFILWELSTPFLNVHWFMDKLNMTGTRAQLYNGVMLLFTFFSCRLIYGTYSSFRVYRDVWSAININPDIKALNLPTMSFAHPDSTVPMWIGVAYLASNVTLNSLNFYWFFMMIRAVRKRFVPAAESEEKVQESPVTEAEIDLSSVSTGFSKPTGGHRRKA; from the exons ATGAAAGATCCATTTCCTTTGCAGCCTTCGCCCTGGCTATCAGAAAAGACACAGCCCTGGGCCGACTATTTCGACCTGCCTACTCTCCCGCTGCACATACACGAAGTTCTGGCCGCAGCGTTGTTATACTCGGTCATCTTCTGGCCTATCTCGCCATGGATCTCAAACCTTCTGGCCCCGGAGCACTACTCCAAGCTTCCTCGCAAGCGACGGCTCAACTGGGACGCCCACGTTGTTTCCATGGTTCAGAGCTGCCTAATCAATACCCTGGCTATATGGGTAATGTTCGTCGATACTGAGATGAGCGACATGGAATGGGAGGAGCGTATTTGGGGTTATACTGGTGGTGCTGGATTCATCCAAGCGCTTGCAGCTGGATACTTCCTCTGGGATTTAGTAGTCACCAGCATTAACCTCGATGTATTTGGCTTGGGAACCTTGGCGCACGCAATCGCTGCATTACTTGTCTACTCGCTCGGTTTC CGTCCATTTCTCAACCACTACGCCTgtgtcttcatcctctggGAGTTATCCACACCTTTCCTCAATGTTCACTGGTTTATGGATAAACTTAACATGACTGGTACACGCGCGCAACTATACAACGGTGTCATGCTTCTTTTCACATTCTTCTCCTGTCGGCTTATTTACGGAACTTATTCGTCCTTCCGTGTTTACCGCGACGTGTGGTCCGCCATTAATATTAACCCTGACATAAAGGCACTCAATTTGCCAACTATGTCATTTGCGCACCCAGACTCCACGGTACCCATGTGGATTGGCGTCGCCTATTTGGCCAGCAACGTCACGCTCAACAGTCTTAATTTTTACTGGttcttcatgatgattcGCGCCGTACGTAAGCGGTTTGTGCCTGCGGCTGAATCAGAGGAAAAGGTTCAAGAGAGCCCAGtgactgaggctgagattgaCCTATCTTCCGTCTCAACAGGTTTTTCAAAACCCACTGGCGGTCATCGCCGCAAGGCTTGA
- a CDS encoding mitochondrial carrier domain-containing protein: MAEALRDLLAPDQANDPSALEYLTYLAEQESSSLQASEPQVLSQASHSLLLAVQALSKRSHKPVVDSAASHALLRTSLPTLAQRASDLVQAVPRLDAQAEHFSSAFGKASESKLLARRKQALLLLRNSERLVDVMEMPLLLSSAVSTAPVNHSSTLELYAHVRRLASLYPDSPLVTSVLDEADAAIRQMAADLIGTLKAPNLKLAAAVRTIGWLKRIVPDLVTDASTEDALPAVFLVCRLSTLLTTLEALEPLRDLADEERLRKDKATSTWSGGQQTERYLKRFIEIFREQSFGIVSVFKSINSSFASHGNDETDPLGALPSPMANFPLHMVEMLVETLRIYLPTVKDQTSRESILTQVLYCAGSLGRLGADFGMLLASIGINEWVELVKRHRLLAGRLESVIGDYRAMGISIAGSPTQHNGAAVSLPMTEPRASRSANSGVTSAVLLQPLDLLKTRVQQSGSSSLSATLRDLRQSSSLVKSLWRGTVPSALRTGFGSALYFTSLNAIRQHAHQTGILGRRLQTQGRSSVLPSLTNSGNLISGAVARTFAGFVLMPLTVIKVRFESSLYSYPSIMSAANDIRRTHGWRGFFSGFGATAFRDAPYAGMYVLFYEMLKSRLGSLASKPVASGEGPTRMQATLASSVNFTSAMLAGAACSIVSNPFDAVKTRIQLQPLEYRNIWHAWYKMVTHEGIRSLWDGLALRMSRKAMSSALAWTVYEELIRRAGAK; this comes from the exons ATGGCGGAAGCTCTAAGAGACCTGCTGGCACCCGATCAGGCGAACGACCCATCTGCCTTGGAGTACCTGACCTATCTTGCCGAACAAGAGTCCAGCTCCCTTCAAGCATCCGAGCCTCAAGTCTTATCTCAGGCCTCCCACTCCCTACTGCTTGCCGTACAAGCGCTTTCGAAGAGATCCCACAAACCCGTCGTCGATTCAGCCGCGAGCCATGCTTTGCTACGAACGTCCCTACCGACTCTGGCCCAGCGAGCCTCAGACCTTGTCCAGGCAGTACCCCGACTAGATGCGCAAGCAGAACACTTCTCGTCGGCTTTTGGCAAGGCCAGCGAGAGCAAATTACTAGCGCGGAGAAAGCAGGCCCTTCTTCTACTTCGAAACTCGGAAcgtcttgttgatgtcatgGAAATGCCTCTCCTTCTTTCGTCCGCTGTCTCGACTGCGCCGGTCAATCATTCCTCTACGCTCGAGCTTTACGCACACGTCCGACGCCTTGCTTCCCTCTACCCAGACTCACCGCTTGTCACTTCGGTACTAGACGAGGCAGATGCTGCCATTCGACAGATGGCTGCAGATCTCATTGGAACGCTCAAAGCACCCAATCTCAAGCTTGCCGCTGCCGTTCGAACGATAGGCTGGCTCAAACGAATCGTCCCGGATCTGGTGACTGATGCGTCAACTGAAGACGCACTCCCGGCCGTCTTCTTGGTGTGCCGCTTGTCCACGCTTTTGACAACGTTGGAAGCATTGGAACCTCTGAGAGACCTAGCAGATGAGGAACGACTTCGAAAGGACAAAGCTACTAGCACGTGGTCAGGCGGCCAACAGACAGAGCGGTATCTGAAACGATTTATCGAGATCTTTCGCGAACAGAGCTTTGGCATTGTCTCTGTGTTTAAGAGCATAAATTCGAGCTTCGCATCGCACGGGAACGACGAAACTGATCCTTTGGGAGCCCTACCTTCCCCAATGGCTAACTTTCCTTTACATATGGTAGAGATGCTTGTCGAAACGCTGCGTATCTATCTGCCAACTGTCAAAGACCAGACATCGAGGGAAAGCATTTTGACGCAGGTACTTTACTGCGCGGGCAGTCTGGGGAGGCTGGGGGCTGATTTTGGCATGCTTCTTGCTTCGATCGGTATAAATGAATGggttgagcttgtcaaaCGCCATCGTCTTCTGGCTGGCCGTCTTGAGTCTGTAATAGGCGACTATCGGG CCATGGGTATCTCAATTGCTGGTTCCCCGACTCAACACAATGGTGCTGCTGTGTCCTTACCAATGACCGAGCCCCGAGCCTCTCGGTCAGCCAATTCAG GCGTCACTTCAGCCGTTCTCCTACAACCTTTGGATCTTCTCAAAACGCGAGTACAGCAGTCTGGTAGTTCGTCATTAAGCGCTACCCTACGTGATCTGAGACAATCTTCAAGCCTTGTAAAGTCCCTGTGGCGAGGTACCGTTCCTTCTGCGCTACGGACGGGCTTCGGCTCAGCTCTCTACTTCACATCACTCAATGCGATTCGCCAGCATGCACACCAGACAGGTATCCTGGGTCGGCGCCTACAGACCCAGGGCCGCTCATCAGTCCTTCCCTCATTAACGAATTCGGGCAACCTCATCTCGGGCGCAGTTGCAAGAACGTTTGCTGGCTTTGTCCTTATGCCTCTCACCGTGATCAAGGTTCGCTTTGAATCCAGTCTATATTCTTATCCCTCCATCATGTCAGCTGCGAATGACATCCGCCGGACTCACGGCTGGCGTGGTTTCTTCTCTGGATTTGGTGCCACGGCGTTTCGGGATGCACCATATGCTGGCATGTACGTGCTATTCTATGAGATGCTGAAATCGCGCCTCGGATCACTGGCATCCAAGCCGGTTGCATCAGGCGAAGGCCCAACCAGAATGCAAGCAACTCTGGCTAGCTCTGTCAACTTCACTTCCGCTATGCTTGCCGGTGCAGCATGCTCCATTGTTTCAAACCCATTCGATGCGGTCAAAACACGAATTCAATTACAACCACTGGAATACAGGAATATATGGCACGCTTGGTATAAGATGGTAACACATGAGGGGATTCGGTCACTATGGGATGGCTTAGCGTTACGGATGAGTCGTAAGGCCATGAGTTCGGCATTGGCTTGGACGGTGTACGAGGAGCTGATACGCCGAGCTGGAGCAAAGTAA
- a CDS encoding Prefoldin produces MSIPNEALQKLVREIESQALVAQQQIGLARTQMTSKQREQRLVKLTLSEMASLPQDAVVYEGVGKMFVSLPVDSLRQKLESQTQTLEGEVDKLSQRLLYLETTHKNSREHIEQMLRAK; encoded by the exons ATGTCTATCCCAAACGAAGCACTGCAGAAG CTGGTGCGAGAGATCGAAAGCCAGGCGCTGGTAGCCCAGCAGCAGATTGGCCTGGCCAGGACTCAAATGACATCGAAACAACGAGAGCAACGTCTTGTCAAGCTCACACTCAGCGAAATGGCCAGTCTGCCCCAAGACGCTGTCGTCTACGAGGGTGTCGGCAAAAT GTTCGTCTCGCTCCCGGTGGATTCACTTCGACAAAAGCTTGAGAGCCAGACACAGACTTTGGAGGGAGAGGTGGACAAACTGAGCCAGCGTCTGCTTTATTTGGAAACAACACACAAGAATAGCCGCGAGCATATCGAGCAGATGCTCCGCGCCAAGTAA